From Granulicella sp. WH15, the proteins below share one genomic window:
- the lexA gene encoding transcriptional repressor LexA, whose translation MAITRRQKEVIDFLSGFTQKNGYSPSYEEIASGLGLNSLATVHKHVTNLQNKGLLQRAHNRSRSIDVLPPRASKRGQDRLPLLGRIAAGKPVEAIEAAESISLGDIIGNREVFALEVRGDSMRDEHIVSGDYVLVERTRTAREGEIIVALVDGSEATLKRFYREGAMIRLQPSNAEMAPIYAPAANVSIQGKVLGILRKYA comes from the coding sequence ATGGCTATCACGCGGCGTCAAAAAGAAGTGATCGACTTCCTCTCCGGCTTCACACAGAAGAACGGATACTCCCCTTCTTACGAGGAGATCGCCTCCGGCCTCGGGCTGAACTCGCTGGCCACGGTACATAAGCACGTGACAAACCTGCAGAACAAGGGATTGCTGCAGCGCGCGCATAACCGCAGCCGCTCCATCGACGTGCTGCCGCCGCGGGCGAGCAAGCGCGGGCAGGACCGCCTGCCGCTGCTGGGACGGATCGCGGCGGGCAAGCCGGTAGAGGCGATCGAGGCGGCGGAGTCGATCTCGCTCGGCGACATCATCGGCAACCGCGAGGTCTTTGCCCTGGAGGTGCGAGGCGACTCCATGCGCGACGAGCACATCGTCTCGGGCGACTATGTTCTGGTCGAGAGGACCCGGACAGCCCGCGAGGGCGAGATCATCGTCGCCCTGGTCGATGGCAGCGAAGCCACGCTGAAGCGGTTCTATCGCGAAGGAGCGATGATCCGGCTGCAGCCTTCAAACGCCGAGATGGCTCCCATCTACGCTCCGGCGGCGAACGTCAGCATCCAGGGCAAGGTGCTGGGGATTCTGCGCAAGTACGCCTGA
- a CDS encoding DUF4097 family beta strand repeat-containing protein — protein sequence MNLRILTAAALFILTTAAHAAGGNFERTLPLSGPADLYISTGSGHIRVFPGQGDQIHVSAHVYSGWNAGDNVEERIQKIIAAPPVQQSGNTVRLGETDDRRLYNNITIDYDISVPKTVAINARSGSGDVEIDNVGRFLAAATGSGSVRAHGIQGPAALRTGSGDVDLQEIGSGDVKAETGSGSIRINGLAGGLMARTGSGDIEANGKLAGDAKLQTGSGSIRLHLGADARFNFDAATGSGSIHVSQPGAPQMSAERHHLSGQVNGGGPSLEVRTGSGDIEVN from the coding sequence ATGAACCTGCGAATTCTCACTGCCGCCGCCCTTTTCATCCTCACCACCGCCGCTCATGCCGCCGGTGGCAACTTCGAACGCACCCTGCCGCTCTCCGGCCCCGCCGATCTGTATATCTCCACCGGCTCGGGGCATATCCGCGTCTTTCCCGGGCAGGGAGACCAGATCCATGTCAGCGCTCACGTCTACAGCGGCTGGAATGCCGGGGATAATGTGGAGGAGCGCATCCAAAAGATCATCGCGGCTCCGCCGGTGCAGCAATCCGGCAACACCGTTCGTCTGGGCGAGACCGACGACCGGAGGCTCTACAACAACATCACAATCGACTACGACATCAGCGTGCCGAAGACCGTGGCGATCAACGCCCGCAGCGGCTCGGGTGACGTGGAGATCGACAACGTCGGGCGTTTTCTAGCCGCTGCGACGGGGTCGGGATCGGTGCGGGCGCACGGCATACAGGGGCCGGCTGCCCTGCGCACCGGATCGGGCGATGTGGATCTTCAGGAGATTGGCTCCGGCGATGTAAAGGCGGAGACCGGCTCCGGGTCCATTCGGATCAACGGGCTTGCGGGCGGCCTGATGGCGCGGACGGGATCGGGCGATATCGAGGCCAACGGCAAGCTGGCCGGAGACGCCAAGCTACAGACGGGCTCCGGGTCCATCCGGCTGCACCTTGGAGCAGACGCGCGGTTTAACTTCGATGCGGCTACGGGATCGGGGTCGATCCATGTGTCCCAACCGGGCGCGCCGCAGATGTCGGCGGAGCGGCATCATCTCTCGGGGCAGGTGAATGGCGGCGGGCCATCGCTAGAGGTTCGGACGGGCTCGGGAGACATCGAGGTGAACTAA
- a CDS encoding HAD hydrolase-like protein, whose translation MLPKLLVFDLDGTLIDSRIDLCNSVNATLNHYGRAQLSEEVISGYIGDGATTLVRRALAHVHLIANEPDPHDDAFIEEALDWFIGYYKVHKLDYTYVYPGAMEALAAIRERHPQVLMAVLTNKPVDPSRAICEHFGLDRYFFQNYGGNSFQTKKPNPEGLLQLIAEASAIAGKTLTPADTVMIGDSSFDILTAKNCGARSLGCTFGLAPQTLPSSHPDAVVDRASDWPAALGLN comes from the coding sequence ATGCTGCCTAAACTGCTTGTCTTCGATCTGGATGGAACCCTGATCGATTCTCGAATCGACCTCTGCAACTCCGTCAACGCCACGCTAAACCACTACGGCCGCGCCCAACTCTCCGAGGAGGTCATCTCCGGTTACATCGGCGACGGGGCGACCACGCTGGTGCGACGCGCCCTGGCCCATGTGCACCTGATCGCCAACGAGCCTGACCCGCACGATGATGCCTTCATCGAAGAAGCACTGGATTGGTTCATCGGCTATTACAAGGTGCACAAGCTGGACTACACGTACGTCTATCCTGGCGCGATGGAGGCCCTGGCCGCCATACGGGAGCGTCATCCACAGGTGCTGATGGCCGTGCTGACGAACAAGCCGGTCGATCCTTCGCGGGCGATCTGCGAGCACTTCGGGCTGGATCGCTACTTCTTCCAGAACTACGGCGGCAACTCGTTCCAGACCAAGAAGCCGAATCCGGAGGGGCTGCTGCAACTGATCGCGGAGGCGAGCGCGATTGCGGGCAAGACGCTGACACCAGCCGACACGGTGATGATCGGCGACTCCTCCTTCGACATCCTGACGGCGAAGAACTGCGGAGCGCGGTCGCTGGGCTGTACGTTCGGGCTGGCTCCGCAGACCCTGCCGTCGTCTCATCCGGATGCGGTAGTAGATCGGGCGTCGGATTGGCCAGCAGCTCTGGGGTTGAACTGA
- the bla gene encoding subclass B3 metallo-beta-lactamase: MRRFTQWFAAVLLLLIAAGPSALAQPDSARMTPFPGFRIADNLYYVGSKDLASYLITTSQGDILINSSYVASVPLIQKSIEGLGFKMSDIKILLISHAHDDHDAGSAEIKRLTGAKYMVMDADVPVVESGGASDFFYNSPKNRYPPTKVDRVLHDGDEVRLGGAVLVAHKTPGHTKGCTTWTMKVMDKGKSYNAVIVGSWNVNPGFRLVDNKAYPEQAQDYEKTFRILKSLPCDIFLGAHGGYFDMLDKYSRMKSSPSNVFVDPVGYKAMVEKKDLEFRKEWKRQQEGGK, translated from the coding sequence ATGCGCAGATTTACGCAGTGGTTTGCCGCCGTTCTTCTACTTCTGATCGCTGCGGGACCGTCCGCGCTCGCCCAGCCCGACTCCGCCCGTATGACGCCGTTTCCGGGCTTCCGCATCGCCGATAACCTGTACTACGTGGGCAGCAAGGATCTCGCCTCCTACCTCATCACCACGTCGCAGGGCGACATCCTCATCAACAGCAGCTACGTCGCCTCCGTCCCGCTTATCCAGAAGAGCATCGAGGGGCTTGGCTTCAAGATGAGCGATATCAAGATTCTGCTCATCAGCCACGCGCACGACGACCACGATGCGGGCAGCGCCGAGATCAAGCGCCTGACCGGGGCGAAGTACATGGTGATGGACGCGGACGTTCCCGTCGTCGAGAGCGGAGGCGCCAGCGACTTCTTCTACAACTCGCCCAAGAACCGCTATCCGCCAACGAAGGTAGACCGGGTGCTGCACGATGGCGACGAAGTCCGGCTGGGCGGCGCGGTGCTGGTAGCCCACAAGACTCCGGGCCATACCAAGGGCTGCACCACCTGGACCATGAAAGTTATGGACAAAGGGAAGAGCTACAACGCTGTCATCGTCGGTAGCTGGAACGTGAACCCTGGCTTTCGTCTGGTCGACAACAAAGCCTACCCCGAGCAGGCTCAGGACTACGAGAAGACCTTCCGCATCCTGAAGTCGCTGCCGTGCGATATCTTCCTCGGCGCGCACGGAGGCTACTTCGACATGCTGGACAAGTACTCCCGCATGAAGTCCAGCCCGTCGAATGTCTTCGTCGATCCCGTCGGCTACAAGGCCATGGTGGAGAAGAAGGATCTGGAGTTCCGCAAGGAGTGGAAGCGCCAGCAGGAGGGCGGCAAGTAG